One part of the Ciona intestinalis chromosome 5, KH, whole genome shotgun sequence genome encodes these proteins:
- the LOC100187488 gene encoding DEP domain-containing protein 1A isoform X1: protein MISSGNIPRGPYRATKLWNEVVRLFRAGMPVRKHRYMLKSFPNSFSASEAVDWLHSLLRVNKNFGPSVTRTQTIQLLKKFLKNHIIEDVHGKWGSEDFSDNNQLFRFHTELSPSKKLRTPLKQLNSENTNANVRKSKSFKDEMLLVKGGKKMNTMLTTGVAKDLFAQSTDTMGVGKMENLWKDSLVYRLKKVLHLAEINDIMPDIQAEHISYNTDKVGPSGVVTVDPADDIPCWILSAMKCLSNWPHSTDSGLPCYEGFEKDVFKAVVDYFHSFPEPLLTFTFYELFTTVLVRCELLDEMCTGATHTVAVQEKESLVRRDEISKIHKQLMQAQMRHENLALRRERSSRGKRKKQLVYDENVSSSEKNNNTSSRSIYMKNPVRSGLTGRNQFRSVQNLDVLNEVEMETMNSSYMKPSLSQQSIYVSNNNINTEFHQIVESESEMDNNNQFLAGDWATPNDPTLNGDVFSSVEDLLVNMSHTMRSELELNLMAEDAPPSVASALDGATQRSHDSWHPGPSALDGATQRSRDSWQLKKPRCSKEDTAPLLGEDSYTVMMPPVTTYEGRGVGMDMNYRSLPRNKQIKCVDTSLQTKQPYKSELYKCKSQSSIIARREVPPSPDPATQPADVNRIKTRLMRLPYVSESQSGSCLSRRNSMQHVRTYVNTQQWSRSHNNLSQLQPQSVAVDDSKRNNRKSWSHDTPVKSVASKIREFEVEPASPLSDALNLAKRQLSIIETNSKEQKHLQEAFQLCLLLLPPANRRKLHLLLRMMTKIISNPHLISIDDKISTRALLVDKFTDCVIRSSECDPMSRDLRERVFIFLLDHSSSVFIVHEGLKTEVLEKEKNVDVSTKIPEKLTHDKRKNLKRQYTFCKQVTNDEYERHVSETRQALVELLSGIVSNQNLDVKEKRKKLKQFQKSYPEIFRSRFPDGMPPLEVTKQRRQPLLTGALNRLRNLRFATLIKIFSTMVITLHSLPASPPGRCVVTTLHVLGLEFEEKHINSIAKEHKKPAFLAMNPRGCFPVLTDGDFIIAESFAIAMYLCNKYEKGENRLYPLQPEVRGKVDQLLFVGSVLYDAALQYLNLLGVIYDGGVMAPEKLPGVYHALGLCEAFLQGDFMVGDHITLADIFMSCGLYLLDLVDFNDYGAYPKTVAWLKRVRNWSYFKTANDEGMKELENIYRPLLAKNTQNRSS, encoded by the exons ATGATTTCTTCAGGAAATATTCCACGTGGTCCGTACAGGGCTACCAAACTG TGGAATGAAGTTGTACGCTTGTTTCGTGCTGGCATGCCAGTTAGAAAGCACCGTTACATGTTAAAAAGTTTCCCCAACTCATTCTCCGCTTCTGAGGCTGTGGATTGGCTACATAGCTTGCTGCGTGTCAACAAAAACTTTGGTCCAAGC GTTACCCGAACTCAAACAATCCAGCTACTAAAAAAGTTTCTTAAAAACCACATCATTGAAGATGTGCATGGAAAGTGGGGGAGTGAGGATTTCTCTGATAATAACCAACTGTTTAG GTTTCACACAGAGCTCTCCCCATCCAAAAAGTTGAGAACtccattaaaacaattaaacagcGAGAACACGAATGCTAATGTTCGTAAAAGTAAAAGTTTCAAGGACGAGATGTTGCTTGTGAAGGGAGGAAAGAAGATG AACACCATGCTGACAACTGGTGTAGCCAAGGATTTATTTGCACAGAGTACAGATACTATGGGTGTAGGAAAAATGGAAAACTTGTGGAAGGATTCTCTGGTTTACCG CTTGAAGAAAGTGCTTCATCTGGCTGAGATAAATGACATCATGCCAGACATACAAGCAGAGCACATATCCTATAACACAGATAAAGTTGGCCCATCTGGAGTGGTAACAGTTGATCCAGCAGACGATATACCATGTTGGATACTTAGTGCAATGAAATGTTTATCTAACTGGCCACACAGCACTGATTCTGGCTTGCCCTGTTATGAAG GGTTTGAGAAAGATGTGTTCAAGGCCGttgttgattattttcatTCTTTCCCTGAACCCCTTCTAACATTCACATTCTATGAGTTGTTTACTACAGTGCTGGTAAGGTGTGAACTACTGGATGAAATGTGCACGGGTGCCACTCATACTGTAGCTGTGcaag AGAAAGAAAGTCTTGTACGTCGTGATGAAATAAGTAAGATACATAAGCAACTGATGCAAGCGCAGATGAGACACGAAAATCTTGCTCTTAGAAGAGAGAGGTCCTCCAGAGGGAAGAGGAAGAAGCAGCTTGTTTATGATGAAA atgtTTCATCTAGtgagaaaaacaacaacacttCTTCAAGGTCAATTTATATGAAGAATCCAGTTCGATCTGGTTTAACTGGTCGTAACCAGTTTAGAAGCGTGCAGAATCTTGATGTACTGAATGAGGTGGAAATGGAAACCATGAAcag CTCATACATGAAGCCATCATTAAGCCAGCAGTCAATATATGTGAGtaacaacaacataaacacTGAGTTTCATCAAATAGTGGAGAGTGAGAGTGAGATGGACAACAATAACCAATTCTTGGCcg GTGACTGGGCCACGCCCAATGATCCAACCTTAAACGGTGACGTGTTTTCTTCTGTTGAGGATTTACTCGTCAACATGTCACATACCATGCGTAGTGAACTAGAACTCAATCTCATGGCAGAAGATGCCCCACCTTCTGTGGCTTCTGCACTCGACGGTGCCACGCAAAGAAGCCATGACTCCTGGCACCCAGGGCCTTCAGCACTTGATGGTGCCACACAAAGAAGCCGTGACTCCTGGCAGCTGAAGAAGCCACGGTGTTCTAAAGAAGACACGGCACCTCTTTTAGGAGAGGATTCTTACACCGTGATGATGCCACCAGTCACCACATATGAAGGCAGAGGTGTTGGTATGGATATGAACTATAGGAGCTTGCCAAGgaataaacaaatcaaatgtGTGGACACATCTCTACAAACCA AACAACCTTACAAGTCTGAGCTTTACAAATGCAAGTCACAATCCAGTATAATAGCTCGTCGTGAGGTCCCACCTTCACCTGACCCTGCTACACAACCAGCTGATGTAAACCGGATAAAAACCAGGTTAATGCGGTTACCGTACGTATCAGAAAGTCAGAGTGGAAGTTGTTTATCTCGACGTAACAGCATGCAGCATGTAAGGACTTACGTCAACACTCAACAATGGAGCAG ATCCCACAACAACTTATCGCAGCTCCAACCACAGTCGGTTGCCGTTGACGACAGCAAGCGCAACAACAGAAAGAGTTGGTCACATGACACACCTGTGAAGAGCGTGGCATCAAAAATCCGAGAGTTTGAAGTTGAACCAGCTTCACCACTAAGTGATGCACTAAACCTCGCTAAGCGACAACTATCTATTATAG AAACAAACTCAAAGGAGCAGAAACATCTTCAGGAAGCTTTCCAACTTTGCCTCCTTCTTCTACCACCTGCTAATCGgag AAAACTTCATCTTTTGCTCCGCATGATGACAAAGATAATTTCCAACCCTCATCTTATTTCAATTGATGATAAAATTTCTACAAGAGCTTTG CTGGTGGATAAATTCACGGATTGTGTGATTCGCTCCAGTGAATGTGATCCTATGAGCAGGGACCTCCGTGAAAGAGTTTTCATCTTCCTCCTTGATCATTCATCATCTGTATTCATCGTTCACGAAGGTTTGAAAACAGAAGTtttagaaaaagaaaaaaatgtggaTGTTTCAACCAAg ATTCCTGAAAAACTGACTCatgataaaagaaaaaatctgaAACGTCAATACACGTTCTGCAAACAG GTTACAAATGATGAATATGAACGCCATGTTAGCGAAACTAGACAAGCACTGGTGGAACTACTTAGTGGTATCGTGTCTAATCAAAACCTGGATGTCAAAGAAAAACGGAAGAAACTTAAACAG TTTCAGAAATCCTACCCTGAGATATTCCGGTCTCGTTTCCCTGATGGAATGCCACCACTAGAGGTCACCAAACAAAGGAGGCAACCTTTACTCACTGGCGCCCTCAATAGACTAAGAAATTTAcg ATTTGCAACTCTTATAAAAATCTTCAGCACTATGGTGATTACATTACATTCGTTACCTGCTAGCCCTCCCGGCCGATGCGTGGTCACCACTCTACACGTTTTGGGGCTTGAGTTTGAAGAGAAACATATTAACTCAATCGCAAAAGAGCACAAGAAGCCAGCGTTCTTGGCGATGAATCCACGAGGTTGTTTTCCAGTTTTAACAGATGGCGACTTTATAATCGCAGAAag CTTCGCGATCGCCATGTACCTATGCAACAAATATGAGAAGGGAGAGAACAGACTTTATCCGCTTCAGCCTGAAGTGAGAGGAAAAGTTGATCAGCTTTTGTTCGTTGGAAGCGTTTTATATGATGCGGCGCTTCAGTATTTG AACCTTCTTGGTGTAATATACGATGGTGGGGTAATGGCGCCAGAAAAGTTACCAGGTGTTTATCATGCGCTGGGACTTTGTGAAGCTTTTCTGCAAGGCGACTTCATGGTTGGTGATCATATTACACTGGCAG ATATATTCATGTCGTGTGGATTGTATTTATTGGATCTCGTTGACTTTAACGATTACGGAGCTTACCCGAAAACTGTGGCTTGGTTGAAACGAGTAAGGAATTggtcttattttaaaacagcgaaCGATGAAGGGATGAAGGAACTGGAGAATATATATAGACCACTACTTGCCAAGAACACTCAAAATAGATCTTCATAA